In Electrophorus electricus isolate fEleEle1 chromosome 18, fEleEle1.pri, whole genome shotgun sequence, one genomic interval encodes:
- the si:ch211-13f8.2 gene encoding procollagen galactosyltransferase 2 — MIVILARNSEHSLPYYLGCIERLDYPKDRIAIWAATDHNSENTAAMLQEWLSRIEGLYHSVHFRTIEDERSSYVDELGPKQWPDSRFTHVMKLRQAALRSARAQWADYILFADSDNLLTNPRVLSQLMAENRTLVAPMLESRTLYSNFWCGMTSQGYYKRTEEYIPIRNRKRTGCHAVPMIHSTMLLDLRRKASRALTFYPAHRHYLWALDDIMVFSFSARQAGVQMFVCNWEHYGYLPVPLRSQQTLEEEVDSFVHTLTEAMLEVTLEPSYYLNIPPRNKDRMAFSEIYVINLKRRVDRRERMLRTLEVLGIEVTFTDAVDGKALNSSQLLALGIEMLPGYKDPYSNRVLTRGEIGCFLSHYNIWTQVLARQQQQTLVLEDDIRFEPDFKSRLKAIMSDVQRARLDWDLIYVGRKRLQVKHPESWVQGLKNLVKPDYSYWTLGYVLSLQGAKKLLDAKPLGKMLPVDEFLPVMFNKHPKEEYMAYFEKRNLLAFSVEPLLLYPTHYTGEPGYVSDTETSTIWDDESIGTDWDQAKE, encoded by the exons ATGATTGTGATTCTTGCTCGCAATTCTGAACACAGTCTCCCCTATTACCTGGGCTGCATCGAACGCTTGGACTATCCAAAGGACAGAATCGCTATCtg GGCTGCCACCGACCATAATTCCGAAAACACCGCAGCCATGCTGCAGGAGTGGCTGTCACGGATAGAGGGCCTGTACCACTCTGTACACTTCAGGACCATCGAGGATGAGAGGAG TTCTTATGTGGACGAACTGGGTCCAAAGCAATGGCCAGACTCTAGATTCACCCATGTGATGAAGCTGAGGCAAGCTGCTCTCCGATCAGCTCGGGCACAGTGGGCTGACTACATCCTG TTTGCAGACAGCGATAACTTGTTGACAAACCCCAGAGTGCTTTCCCAGCTGATGGCTGAGAACCGCACGCTAGTGGCCCCCATGTTGGAGTCTAGGACACTCTACTCCAATTTCTGGTGTGGCATGACCTCACAG GGCTATTATAAGAGAACGGAAGAGTACATCCCCATTCGGAACCGGAAGCGCACAGGCTGCCATGCCGTCCCCATGATTCACTCCACCATGCTGCTGGACCTGCGTCGCAAGGCCAGCCGGGCTCTGACTTTCTACCCAGCTCACCGCCACTATCTCTGGGCTCTGGATGACATCATGGTTTTCTCCTTCTCAGCACGGCAGGCAG GtgtgcaaatgtttgtgtgtaactggGAGCACTATGGCTACCTGCCCGTACCATTGCGGTCACAGCAGACTCTGGAAGAGGAAGTGGACAGCTTcgtccacacactcacagaggcAATGC TTGAGGTTACTTTGGAGCCTTCATATTACCTGAACATCCCTCccagaaacaaagacagaatgGCATTCAGTGAG ATATATGTGATTAATCTGAAAAGGCGGGTGGACCGCCGAGAGCGAATGTTGCGCACATTGGAGGTGTTGGGTATTGAAGTCACTTTCACAGACGCTGTGGATGGCAA aGCCCTGAACTCCTCTCAGCTCCTTGCGCTAGGGATTGAGATGTTGCCTGGCTACAAAGACCCCTACTCCAACCGTGTGTTAACCAGAGGAGAGATTGGCTGCTTCCTCAGCCACTACAACATCTGGACTCAG GTGCTGGCccgccagcagcagcagacgcTTGTGCTGGAAGATGACATCCGATTTGAGCCCGACTTCAAGAGCCGCCTGAAGGCGATCATGTCGGACGTCCAGCGTGCACGACTAGACTGGGATCTGAT aTATGTGGGACGTAAGCGGTTGCAGGTGAAGCATCCAGAGAGCTGGGTGCAGGGGCTAAAGAACCTAGTTAAGCCTGACTACTCCTATTGGACTCTGGGTTATGTCCTCTCCCTTCAGGGTGCTAAGAAACTGTTGGATGCCAAACCCTTGGGCAAAATGCTGCCAGTTGATGAGTTCCTGCCTGTCATGTTCAACAAGCACCCCAA GGAAGAGTACATGGCTTACTTTGAGAAGAGGAACCTGCTGGCATTCTCAGTGGAACCTCTCCTCCTGTACCCCACCCACTACACGGGCGAACCTGGCTACGTCAGCGACACAGAGACTTCCACTATCTGGGATGACGAGAGCATAGGCACCGACTGGGACC AAgcgaaagaataa